The sequence below is a genomic window from Stigmatopora nigra isolate UIUO_SnigA chromosome 16, RoL_Snig_1.1, whole genome shotgun sequence.
ttttttgtcaaaatatataattttacacaTGTATAAGTCACTGAGTGAAAGTGCTAACCTGAAATGGAAAGTGCCTTCCCTCTGCCCAAAGCCGCTGCCTGGCACTAGGCAGATGCCCTCCTCCTCCAGCAGCCTCATACAGTAATACATATCCGGCACTAAGCCTGCCTCCTGTTAACGTTAAGTCAGGAAAGGGTTAGGTAAAACAAATACACTGTGTCAAATTATGTACTCACCTTGGCCTGGTCGATTGCCTTCTGAGTTAGTTTGATTTGTGGGAAAGTGTACATGGCGCCCTGCACGGGGTTACACGTGATCCCGGGTACTGTGTTGAAAATCTGTTCAGTCAGGCTTGCCTTCTCTGCCAAAGCGTCCAATACTGCAGTCCGCTCCTGTGTGGATATGAGTCGTTAATGGGGAAAATGTGTGAGCAGGGGAATGTTTTCCAACTTGATCTTTAATTTTATTGGATTTATAGTGGAGTAGACTTCAGTTTATGTATTGAGTTTGTCACCCTCTCCTGGCCAGTAGAGGTATGGGCTGATTGACAGTGGGGAATTAATTGATCACTAAAattaaatttattattttacttttaaaattctTTAAATAAGAACTAAAacaggcaattttaagagtacaGCTTAGATGCCGAGGTGGTCAATATGCGATAAAACTGGTACTTTTCTGTGCATATCATTCAGTTACTACCTATTTGGAGTCTTTAAAGACTCAAATATTGATGCCACATGTCCATTTTATTGTAGATTTTAAACTACTCTATACATTACTATTGATCTGCTGTAGTAATGCTGCATTACAGTGCTAGGATAATTTCCCCATCTcacaaaaacaattgcaagttTTCACATGCTAATGGGTTACTGTGTgcttaattaatgtattttgttctttttaatatgCATGGCAAATGCACGTGCATTTTTTGAGAATATATTTTCAGACCTTCATAAATGTAGTGTAGGATGGTTCATCAGGCTGAGGGGGATTCACCACCAGGTCAAGTAGAGCCTGTCCAGGGACGGGCGGACATAGGCGTACTGACACCAGCTTGACAAGTTGGGCCTTCACCGCTGGGTCCATGTTTATAACCTCCATATAGCCTCCACGGAATCCACACCTGAGAAAAGGGGGAGAAGAAGCTTATGTTGGATGTTCCAGTTGAACAAATGTGAAGTAAGAGAACAACTAAAACCTAGTCAAGAACACAAGATTAGTTTCATTTTTTGGAATCAACCATATTGATTTCTGTGTGTAGTTATATTAtagaaaagacacattttgataggTATCTCAAAGTTTCTGATAAAATCTGTTGGGGGTATTCTTTCTGTACTAACTCACTCTCCCATGTAGCATTTGGAAGTAGAATGGAAGGAGGCCATCTCTACGGTACTTGAATATTCCGGTCCCATCTCAAATAGCACCTTTTTAAATGAGTGAAACTGGCATCCTTTTGCATACACATTGTCTTGGTAGACCTAAAAACAAGATGACAAACGATTTATTTCTTCATTAACCCAAAAAGGCAATTACTACAATGTATTTCAAcacaacacaaaatgatgtttcaCAATTGGAGAATgttgattttgaggcatttcGGCTTCACTTCCCATTAATTCACAAGTCACTTCCAGCCAATGGTAGTGATTTATTGACTATTGACGGTATTAACGTGCATGAATATAGATTGTATGGGTTCTATTTCCTGTTAATAGAAGCAAACAATTATGTGTTTATAGGTTCATGTTCAATATCAATGAAAACCAGCAgggagttttttgttgttggagtATTAGAATTCCATAGAGACCAATATAATTAATTTTGCCAAATTTAAAATCTGGCCCATCAATGTCAATGGGGTATATTGAAAGGTTTTGGGTaaagattgaaaaaaacaacaacaaataaatagaatTATGATTTTGGATTTACTTCATCAGCCATCAGGAAGAGACGCTCCTCTTTTGCAAATTGGATTACATCTTCGATGCACTGCCTACTCTGGACTTGACCTACAACACAGGATACACAAATCGGTTAAATGTGAAGCTGGATGTTTTTGCCCTAAAAGTTGATTGAGAAAGATCCAGGTATTTAGAGTAATCCCTCGATCAtggcggttaatgtagaccagacatccCTGCGATAAACGAAAAAGTACGGAGACGCGTCACccctctaaaaaatatatacatatatatatatatgtttttaattcaGTGCCGAGTTTTCAAAGCCAGCGGAGGACAGGGGATTGACTTCctcttgcgagtttcagcaaacatttaattaaaaagaaccgaagaaaaaaaaactgcgatgtagtgaagccgcggtattcgagggattactgttaagACTTACAGTATACCCAATATACTGTTTGGACACATTGGCGCGATGGACGGACAACCTGTTATCCACATGGAGCTGTGGATCTCCAATTTGAAATATGTCACACACCTGTGGGATTTCCTGGGTTGATGATGCAAAGCACACGGGGATCGCAGTGCTCTCTGGCTGCGTGGAGCGACCTGCGCAATTCGGCAACATCCAGGCTCCAACATTTCTCCTCATCCAGGTAGTAACTAATCTGAACAGCACCCAGATCCGCGATGGCGGCCGAGTACAAAGGATACTGGGGGATGGAGATCATCACTCCCGTTCGTGTACGTCCCTCGCCGCTCACCATCAATTTCAGCATGGTCTATGATTTTGAGGAGAGGGGAAGAAGAGTAAGAGTTGGGCTTGATTTGAGTAGCTCTTTTAGAGGATTAGGCTTCTTAATCATAAAgcaatatttgtcaaaaaaacttTTGGGGTGGAGAGGGGGATCTCTGGTGAATTTTCAATATATTGCATTTCATTACAAAAtgcagcagcaaaaaaaaaaaaaaaaaaagaatttcctTGGCCAGAAacctaaaaaatctaaatgtctgtCATTTTAAGAATATACagtcaacatttaaaaaaacaataacaacataaggca
It includes:
- the LOC144209498 gene encoding alanine aminotransferase 2-like; the protein is MSQAEVNGASVRGKVLTLDTMNPNIKRVEYAVRGAIVQRAVKLEKELREGATKPFTEVIKANIGDAHAMGQKPITFLRQVLALCAYPELLKDPTFPEDAKQRAQRILQGCGGRSIGAYSNSQGIECIRQDVACYIEKRDGGIPSNPDNIFLSTGASDAIVTMLKLMVSGEGRTRTGVMISIPQYPLYSAAIADLGAVQISYYLDEEKCWSLDVAELRRSLHAAREHCDPRVLCIINPGNPTGQVQSRQCIEDVIQFAKEERLFLMADEVYQDNVYAKGCQFHSFKKVLFEMGPEYSSTVEMASFHSTSKCYMGECGFRGGYMEVINMDPAVKAQLVKLVSVRLCPPVPGQALLDLVVNPPQPDEPSYTTFMKERTAVLDALAEKASLTEQIFNTVPGITCNPVQGAMYTFPQIKLTQKAIDQAKEAGLVPDMYYCMRLLEEEGICLVPGSGFGQREGTFHFRMTILPPTDKLKIVLQKISAFHQRFTKEFS